In a genomic window of Sulfurisphaera tokodaii str. 7:
- a CDS encoding CoB--CoM heterodisulfide reductase iron-sulfur subunit B family protein produces MVNQEEKKLHEEIKEAFPYADDVDWNEVYQRIIYRYSTPHGLQHIKEELYKLEDEGEIIVHHIKPNNNPVEVQTLNGMPKKIPTTRLWNHKSCGQCGHIPGYPTSVFWIMNKLEIDYLDEPHQTSCTGWNYHASGASNPVALAGVYVRNMWRAYETGYFPLIHCGTSFGHYKEVRNMIILHKEIRDKLRPIMRKLDMDIVVPEEVVHYSEWLYVMSKKAAQHKKYDLSNIRVAVHTPCHVYKLVPEDTIYDPAVFEGRRPAAPTGTVMNFGAKIVDYSTWWDCCGFGFRHILTEREFSRSFALFKKVIPAVEEGHADVFVTSDTGCVTTLDKSQWAGKAHGFNYNLPVLADAQFAAIMMGADPYKIGQIHWHATDVEGFLRKVGVPVDEYKEQFLQYLADLREGKAQPEYLYKPHRKIDFYLALPDRVKWYKGEQAVQK; encoded by the coding sequence ATGGTTAATCAAGAAGAAAAAAAGCTACATGAGGAGATAAAAGAAGCTTTTCCTTATGCAGATGACGTAGATTGGAATGAGGTATATCAAAGGATTATTTATAGGTATAGTACTCCACACGGCTTACAACATATCAAGGAAGAATTATACAAGTTAGAGGATGAAGGAGAGATAATTGTTCATCATATTAAGCCTAATAATAACCCAGTTGAGGTACAAACATTAAATGGAATGCCAAAGAAGATACCTACAACAAGATTATGGAACCATAAGAGCTGTGGCCAATGTGGGCATATTCCCGGTTATCCAACATCTGTATTCTGGATAATGAACAAACTAGAAATTGATTACTTAGATGAACCTCATCAAACTTCATGTACGGGTTGGAACTATCATGCTTCTGGTGCTTCAAACCCAGTTGCTTTAGCTGGTGTATATGTAAGAAACATGTGGAGAGCTTATGAGACCGGTTACTTCCCATTAATTCACTGTGGTACATCATTTGGTCATTACAAAGAAGTTAGAAACATGATAATATTACATAAAGAGATAAGAGACAAGTTAAGGCCGATAATGAGAAAATTAGACATGGATATTGTAGTCCCAGAGGAAGTTGTACACTATTCAGAATGGTTATATGTAATGAGCAAGAAAGCTGCTCAACATAAAAAATATGATTTAAGCAATATTAGAGTAGCAGTTCATACACCATGTCACGTTTATAAGTTAGTTCCCGAGGATACGATTTATGATCCTGCAGTCTTTGAAGGAAGAAGGCCAGCAGCTCCAACTGGGACCGTAATGAACTTTGGAGCTAAGATTGTTGATTACTCAACTTGGTGGGACTGTTGTGGATTTGGATTTAGACACATATTAACAGAAAGAGAATTTAGCAGAAGCTTTGCACTATTCAAGAAAGTAATTCCAGCAGTTGAAGAAGGTCATGCTGATGTATTTGTAACATCTGATACTGGATGTGTAACAACATTAGACAAGAGCCAGTGGGCTGGTAAAGCCCATGGATTTAACTATAACTTACCAGTATTAGCGGATGCACAATTTGCAGCAATAATGATGGGTGCAGATCCCTATAAGATTGGACAAATACACTGGCATGCAACAGATGTTGAAGGTTTCTTAAGAAAAGTTGGTGTACCAGTTGATGAATACAAAGAACAATTCTTACAATACTTAGCAGACTTAAGAGAAGGAAAAGCACAGCCAGAATACTTATACAAACCACACAGAAAGATTGACTTCTACCTAGCTTTACCAGACAGAGTAAAATGGTATAAAGGTGAGCAAGCTGTTCAAAAGTGA
- a CDS encoding CoB--CoM heterodisulfide reductase iron-sulfur subunit A family protein — protein sequence MAGEKVLVIGAGPAGLSATKELANLGVNVVLVEREAFLGGTPKRLKYSLLFPELRPASEVIDPLIKSVQENKNVKIYLESIVDSVKQEGNGFTVNIKDKSGKITTEKVNAIIAASGFEHFDSRRKYEYGYGIIPNIYQISDIEGMLSENRLVTTKGTPPKRVAILLCVGSRDATVGNTYCSRVCCAVSIKQAMEIKQRIPDAVVHIYYMDIRTYGLMEDKLYWKAQLDYRVGFIRGRISEFMRGPNDTVIIKGEDTMNLNRALVVPYDMVILANGMELGLGSKQVAKVLGLEFESHGFVKPLDPDRLPVQSTKKGIFLAGAITGPKTISDSITEGYAAAMKAYEYIMKGTWEEPVKVATAEVAHH from the coding sequence ATGGCTGGTGAAAAAGTTCTCGTAATTGGAGCTGGGCCCGCTGGATTATCTGCTACAAAGGAATTGGCTAATTTAGGTGTTAACGTAGTTTTAGTAGAGAGAGAAGCTTTTCTTGGTGGTACTCCAAAAAGATTGAAATATAGCCTATTATTCCCAGAATTAAGGCCTGCCTCAGAAGTAATTGATCCTCTAATTAAATCAGTCCAGGAAAATAAAAATGTTAAAATTTACCTAGAAAGTATAGTTGATAGTGTAAAACAAGAGGGTAATGGATTTACTGTGAATATTAAGGATAAGAGCGGAAAAATTACTACAGAAAAAGTAAATGCAATTATAGCTGCTTCAGGTTTTGAACATTTTGATTCTAGGAGAAAATATGAGTATGGTTATGGGATAATACCAAACATTTATCAAATCTCTGATATTGAAGGTATGCTTTCAGAAAATAGATTAGTAACTACAAAGGGTACACCACCAAAAAGAGTTGCAATCTTATTATGTGTTGGTTCAAGAGACGCCACTGTAGGAAATACTTATTGTTCAAGAGTCTGTTGTGCCGTATCAATTAAGCAAGCAATGGAAATTAAGCAAAGGATTCCAGATGCGGTTGTTCATATTTACTATATGGATATAAGAACTTATGGATTAATGGAGGATAAACTATACTGGAAAGCACAATTAGACTACAGAGTGGGATTCATAAGAGGAAGAATTTCAGAATTCATGAGAGGCCCCAATGACACGGTGATAATTAAAGGAGAAGATACAATGAACTTGAATAGAGCATTAGTAGTTCCATATGATATGGTAATATTAGCTAACGGTATGGAACTAGGTTTAGGTTCAAAACAAGTAGCTAAAGTTTTAGGACTAGAGTTTGAAAGCCACGGATTTGTCAAACCATTAGATCCAGATAGGTTACCAGTTCAATCAACTAAGAAAGGAATATTCCTAGCTGGTGCAATAACTGGTCCTAAGACAATATCAGACTCAATAACAGAAGGATATGCTGCTGCAATGAAGGCTTATGAGTATATTATGAAGGGCACATGGGAGGAACCAGTAAAGGTAGCTACTGCTGAGGTGGCTCATCATTAA
- a CDS encoding sulfurtransferase TusA family protein yields the protein MAEIKIAKTLDVKGMYCPGPVMETAKAIKQIGIGEVLEVLATDPAAKPDIEAWARRTGQQILDIQQQGGVTRILIKRVK from the coding sequence ATGGCTGAAATCAAGATTGCAAAAACATTAGATGTTAAGGGAATGTACTGCCCTGGGCCAGTAATGGAGACTGCAAAAGCAATAAAGCAAATTGGAATTGGTGAGGTTTTAGAGGTTTTAGCAACAGATCCCGCAGCTAAACCAGATATTGAGGCTTGGGCAAGAAGGACCGGCCAACAAATTCTTGATATTCAGCAGCAAGGCGGAGTTACAAGAATACTAATAAAGAGGGTTAAGTAA
- a CDS encoding DsrE family protein, with the protein MSEGEKKQKVLVVVTHGPEDLDRTYAPLFMASIAASMEYETSVFFMIKGPKLLDKKWQEEERRKGGNPFIHFFDMAKDNGVKMYVCVQSLKDMCHMNESDVVDGVEIVGGSTLIDLLFDADRALFF; encoded by the coding sequence ATGAGTGAAGGAGAAAAGAAACAAAAAGTATTAGTTGTAGTAACTCATGGACCAGAAGATTTAGATAGAACATACGCACCTCTTTTCATGGCATCAATAGCTGCTTCAATGGAATATGAAACATCCGTATTCTTTATGATAAAGGGACCAAAACTATTGGATAAGAAATGGCAAGAAGAGGAAAGGAGAAAAGGAGGAAATCCATTCATACATTTCTTCGATATGGCAAAAGATAATGGAGTTAAAATGTATGTATGCGTACAGAGTCTTAAAGATATGTGCCACATGAATGAAAGCGATGTAGTAGACGGAGTAGAAATTGTAGGAGGATCAACATTAATAGATTTACTCTTCGACGCTGATAGAGCATTATTCTTCTGA
- a CDS encoding 4Fe-4S dicluster domain-containing protein, with protein sequence MPIPELEKPIIKGVIQKDKVIVDGVELDGTWNAFLIERTQTGYDPSVWDEIANTLEGYTISACWQCGTCTSGCTMREYDPNYSPRRFIDLARKGDKQGLIELQNSLWRCVSCQKCTHRCPKGVLVEEVVHAIHNYLLKHGLVKKDPGTVFDELFLETVINNGGRISELTLGAASAKAGFVSLSLKDLIVMGGAMLRSGLVKDLLKPNRVKNWDRIKKVLEEAMQEEVKPE encoded by the coding sequence ATGCCCATTCCTGAATTAGAAAAACCTATTATAAAAGGAGTAATTCAAAAAGATAAAGTAATAGTAGATGGAGTAGAACTAGACGGAACATGGAATGCATTCCTTATAGAGAGGACTCAAACTGGTTATGATCCCTCAGTGTGGGATGAAATAGCTAATACCTTAGAAGGCTATACAATAAGTGCATGTTGGCAATGCGGTACATGTACATCTGGTTGTACTATGAGGGAGTACGATCCAAACTATAGTCCTAGAAGGTTTATAGATTTGGCTAGAAAAGGTGATAAACAAGGATTAATAGAATTACAAAATAGTTTATGGAGATGCGTATCATGTCAGAAGTGTACTCATAGGTGTCCAAAAGGTGTATTGGTAGAGGAAGTTGTTCATGCTATACACAATTATCTCTTAAAACATGGTTTAGTAAAGAAGGATCCAGGCACAGTATTCGATGAATTATTCCTAGAAACTGTAATAAACAATGGTGGTAGGATATCAGAATTAACTTTAGGTGCAGCATCAGCAAAAGCTGGTTTTGTATCACTCAGCTTGAAAGATCTTATAGTTATGGGTGGTGCAATGTTAAGATCTGGTTTAGTAAAAGATTTACTTAAGCCAAATAGAGTAAAGAATTGGGATAGAATAAAGAAAGTATTAGAAGAGGCAATGCAGGAGGAGGTGAAACCAGAATGA
- a CDS encoding DUF1641 domain-containing protein, which produces MSQTVTDPLEKLTSPENIQRLSKLVDSLPTIEKLMDKLGELDKKGELDQLIALTDQAISLIDAVQKADLINALISFGMDQITKIQAIWPLIEKLTSDRALNLIQSLDVDSLLTATEKSLPLLQKLTSDKALKVIESLDIDSLLGATEKLTPILQKLTSDKALKLLEQIDIDNLLDTTEKMIPLLNKIANMTAEMQKRGQLDMLINLMQQSIDLLDAVQKADLINALISFGMDQITKIQAIWPLIEKLTSDRAVSLLQSLDIDSLLNATERLMPLLQKLTSDKALKVIESLDIDSLLGATEKLTPILQKLTSDKALKLLEQIDIDSTLNALLALTPLLKQLTSEKTVKLLSQVDMTSMLALLERMAELQKAGVLDKLMKVFEVLGDPQLIDGLVMITQKMGIALKMWINDLPSVKPVSTFGLVGALGNKDTSYAIGALVKFAEDLGKALKQ; this is translated from the coding sequence ATGTCACAAACAGTAACTGATCCCTTAGAAAAATTAACCTCACCAGAAAACATACAGAGACTATCAAAATTAGTCGACTCTTTACCTACTATAGAGAAACTAATGGATAAACTAGGTGAATTAGATAAGAAAGGTGAATTAGATCAATTAATTGCATTAACTGACCAAGCAATTTCACTTATAGATGCTGTTCAGAAGGCTGACTTAATAAATGCACTAATATCATTCGGAATGGACCAAATAACAAAAATACAAGCAATATGGCCACTAATAGAAAAACTAACAAGCGATAGAGCACTAAACCTTATTCAAAGCCTTGATGTAGATTCTCTTCTCACTGCTACTGAAAAATCATTACCTTTACTTCAGAAGCTTACTAGTGATAAAGCACTCAAAGTTATTGAAAGCCTAGACATAGACTCACTACTAGGAGCAACAGAAAAACTAACACCAATACTACAAAAACTAACCAGCGACAAAGCACTAAAACTACTAGAACAAATAGACATTGATAATTTGCTTGATACTACTGAAAAGATGATCCCATTATTAAATAAAATTGCCAATATGACAGCAGAAATGCAAAAAAGAGGGCAACTTGATATGTTAATCAATTTAATGCAACAGTCTATTGATTTACTAGATGCTGTTCAGAAGGCTGACTTAATAAATGCACTAATATCATTCGGAATGGACCAAATAACAAAAATACAAGCAATATGGCCACTAATAGAAAAACTAACAAGCGATAGAGCAGTTTCATTACTACAGTCCTTAGATATAGACAGTTTGCTTAATGCAACAGAGAGATTAATGCCTTTACTTCAGAAGCTTACTAGTGATAAAGCACTCAAAGTTATTGAAAGCCTAGACATAGACTCACTACTAGGAGCAACAGAAAAACTAACACCAATACTACAAAAACTAACCAGCGACAAAGCACTAAAACTACTAGAACAAATAGACATTGACTCTACGTTAAATGCACTTCTCGCATTAACACCTCTACTAAAGCAATTAACAAGTGAAAAGACTGTAAAATTACTTTCTCAAGTAGATATGACATCAATGCTTGCCTTATTAGAGAGAATGGCTGAGTTACAAAAAGCTGGAGTTCTAGATAAATTAATGAAAGTCTTTGAGGTATTGGGAGATCCACAATTAATAGATGGTTTAGTCATGATTACACAGAAGATGGGTATTGCATTAAAGATGTGGATTAATGATTTGCCTAGTGTTAAACCAGTAAGCACATTTGGATTAGTAGGAGCTTTAGGAAATAAGGATACAAGCTATGCAATAGGTGCATTAGTAAAGTTTGCTGAGGATTTAGGAAAAGCCTTGAAGCAATAA
- a CDS encoding CoB--CoM heterodisulfide reductase iron-sulfur subunit B family protein, producing MSIRINNPYGKVAFYPGCSLDGMGKPYDVSLALVAKDLGLEYEKIEDYNCCGALEVKNVNTMAGLLLPARNLSLARQMGADTIMSACPGCHYSLSRTHYYMTKYPKLREKVNAYLEKMGEKGYDMKLLMIHAVEFIYNTVGPEGVKARVKRPLNGLKVAPYYGCLYARPKQYILTGYMKIKDDPERPFFMDKLLEATGAEVVPFEAKTMCCGGPHVYSDINVALNLEARILKEARRNGAELLIVDCPLGGVAFETNMNKIAEIYGEDLRMPVVYFSQLLAFAFGHSPEEALLNANLTNPMTVLKRYL from the coding sequence ATGAGTATTAGAATCAATAATCCTTATGGTAAAGTAGCATTCTATCCAGGCTGTTCATTAGACGGTATGGGTAAGCCTTATGATGTATCATTAGCGTTAGTTGCTAAGGATTTAGGATTAGAATATGAGAAAATTGAGGATTATAACTGCTGTGGTGCTTTAGAGGTAAAGAACGTTAATACAATGGCTGGATTATTATTACCAGCAAGGAACTTATCACTAGCAAGACAAATGGGTGCAGATACTATAATGTCAGCATGTCCAGGTTGTCATTACTCTTTATCAAGAACCCACTATTACATGACAAAGTATCCAAAACTAAGGGAGAAGGTTAATGCGTATTTAGAAAAGATGGGTGAAAAAGGTTATGATATGAAACTCTTAATGATTCATGCTGTAGAGTTTATCTATAATACTGTAGGACCAGAGGGAGTTAAGGCTAGAGTAAAGAGACCATTAAATGGATTAAAAGTTGCGCCATATTATGGTTGTCTATATGCAAGACCAAAGCAATACATACTTACTGGATATATGAAGATAAAAGATGATCCAGAAAGACCATTCTTCATGGATAAACTACTAGAAGCTACGGGTGCAGAAGTAGTCCCATTTGAGGCAAAGACAATGTGCTGTGGTGGTCCTCACGTTTACTCTGATATAAATGTTGCATTAAACTTAGAAGCTAGAATCCTTAAGGAGGCTAGGAGGAATGGTGCTGAATTATTAATAGTTGATTGTCCATTAGGTGGAGTAGCTTTTGAGACTAACATGAATAAAATTGCTGAAATTTACGGTGAAGATTTAAGAATGCCAGTAGTTTACTTTAGCCAATTATTAGCTTTTGCATTTGGCCATTCTCCAGAAGAAGCATTATTAAATGCTAACTTAACAAACCCAATGACAGTATTAAAGAGATATTTATAA
- a CDS encoding SDR family oxidoreductase produces MCMSSQSYFKSVMYALVTGGTRGIGRAITEALLKEGYNVAVLYHGSEDKAKELREKGVLTVRCDVGDRNQVKKAKEEISNHFPRLDVLVNNAGIWYLMPFEQFDEEKYERMLRVNLNGTIYVTYEFLSLLKKSSAASIINIASNAGIGTAAEGTTFYAITKAGIIILTRRLAFELGKYGIRVNAVAPGWIETDMTLGNKSDEEKEKLREIFRNKTVLHTTGKPEDIANIVVFLASEKARYITGQVIVADGGRIDNLTHSV; encoded by the coding sequence ATGTGTATGAGTTCGCAATCTTACTTTAAATCAGTTATGTATGCTTTAGTTACAGGCGGTACAAGGGGAATAGGAAGAGCTATAACTGAAGCACTTTTAAAAGAAGGCTACAATGTTGCTGTTCTTTATCACGGTTCTGAAGATAAAGCCAAAGAGTTAAGAGAAAAGGGAGTTTTAACTGTAAGGTGTGATGTAGGAGATAGGAATCAAGTTAAAAAAGCTAAAGAGGAAATTTCTAATCATTTCCCACGTTTAGATGTTTTAGTTAATAATGCTGGAATTTGGTATTTAATGCCTTTTGAGCAATTTGATGAGGAAAAATATGAGAGAATGTTAAGGGTTAATCTAAATGGAACCATTTATGTCACTTATGAATTTTTATCATTACTTAAAAAGTCATCAGCAGCAAGTATAATTAACATTGCTAGTAATGCTGGTATTGGGACTGCTGCAGAAGGAACTACTTTTTATGCTATTACAAAAGCCGGGATTATAATATTAACCAGAAGATTAGCTTTTGAATTAGGAAAGTACGGTATAAGGGTTAATGCTGTAGCACCAGGTTGGATCGAAACTGATATGACTTTAGGTAATAAAAGTGATGAAGAGAAAGAAAAACTAAGGGAAATATTTAGAAATAAGACCGTACTTCATACAACTGGAAAACCTGAGGATATAGCGAATATTGTAGTATTTCTAGCAAGTGAAAAAGCTAGATATATAACTGGGCAAGTGATTGTTGCTGATGGGGGTAGAATAGATAATTTAACTCATTCAGTTTAA
- a CDS encoding thioredoxin family protein: MSYDYIVSQYLAYIKDITLEGCKAEEIFDYFKDKLNIVSKEGCDKPYIKVYKNNRLYFSYYGIPAINEFWPFLNALVRISNNVIQLDEKEKELAANIRGNIKLFVTPDCTKCPIAAELLYQLPILNSNISLEIIDVTTYDDLGKKHRVLNVPKIVLNEKTEIPGSFPPTIILKMLAKGSEQH, from the coding sequence ATGAGCTACGATTATATAGTCTCTCAGTATTTAGCTTATATAAAAGATATAACATTGGAAGGTTGTAAAGCTGAAGAAATATTCGATTATTTCAAGGATAAGTTAAATATAGTTAGTAAAGAAGGTTGTGATAAACCATATATAAAGGTGTACAAAAATAATAGGTTATATTTCTCTTATTATGGAATTCCTGCAATTAATGAGTTTTGGCCCTTTTTAAATGCTCTAGTTAGAATATCTAATAATGTAATACAGCTTGATGAAAAAGAAAAAGAATTAGCAGCTAACATTCGCGGTAATATAAAATTATTTGTAACACCAGATTGTACTAAATGCCCTATAGCAGCTGAATTATTATATCAACTTCCTATACTTAATAGTAATATTAGCTTAGAAATTATTGATGTAACTACTTATGATGATTTAGGGAAGAAACATAGGGTTTTGAATGTTCCTAAGATTGTACTAAATGAAAAAACAGAGATACCAGGTAGTTTTCCTCCTACTATAATATTAAAAATGTTAGCTAAGGGTAGCGAACAACATTAA
- a CDS encoding 4Fe-4S dicluster domain-containing protein, with amino-acid sequence MATVKAIPLPDDPRVMDMAYDVQAVEPEELRNFESNLKPEERELAIKYWQAVKSDFRFNEYLRGCLNCGVCTSGCPAAKFYDFGPREMIQYMMRDAVDKIWEFVNKKVWACVQCYTCSMRCPFNNEIAGLIMLLREYAVQFGLPSAKEILAPYRRVLYTVMTTGNQVTPNMIQPEAFPDWGPQAVEESKNMDVYRKAVPVDLMQRTDIGWQTSLQTAVELMTIFIESGVLDAIKNVDEDLYEMIMDMYEERKQQLEEIKEKYMKGELNEDELPDNWMDL; translated from the coding sequence ATGGCAACTGTAAAAGCTATACCTCTACCAGATGATCCAAGAGTTATGGATATGGCTTATGATGTCCAAGCAGTAGAACCAGAAGAACTCAGAAATTTTGAAAGTAATTTAAAGCCAGAGGAAAGAGAACTTGCAATAAAGTATTGGCAAGCAGTAAAATCTGATTTTAGATTTAATGAATATCTAAGAGGTTGCTTAAATTGTGGTGTATGTACTTCTGGGTGTCCTGCCGCAAAATTCTATGATTTTGGTCCGAGAGAAATGATACAATATATGATGAGAGATGCAGTTGATAAAATTTGGGAATTCGTAAATAAGAAAGTTTGGGCTTGTGTACAATGTTATACTTGCTCAATGAGATGTCCGTTTAATAACGAGATAGCTGGATTAATAATGTTACTTAGAGAATATGCAGTACAATTTGGTTTACCATCTGCTAAAGAAATTCTAGCACCGTATAGAAGAGTCTTATACACTGTAATGACTACTGGTAACCAAGTAACACCAAACATGATTCAACCAGAAGCATTCCCAGATTGGGGTCCACAAGCTGTTGAAGAATCAAAGAATATGGATGTTTATAGAAAGGCAGTTCCAGTTGATTTAATGCAAAGAACTGATATTGGTTGGCAAACATCATTACAGACAGCAGTAGAGTTAATGACTATCTTTATTGAATCTGGTGTACTTGATGCAATAAAGAATGTTGATGAAGACTTGTATGAAATGATCATGGACATGTATGAGGAGAGAAAACAGCAATTAGAAGAGATCAAAGAAAAATATATGAAAGGAGAACTTAACGAGGACGAATTACCCGATAATTGGATGGATTTATAA
- the lrs14 gene encoding HTH-type transcriptional regulator Lrs14 yields MELEVTKIRLTSGKEVGIIEALSFCYDISDTDFQVLKVLLNSEGKNEDSLAEMLKLSKASINRSVNKLVSLGFVERVKDSSSKGGRPRYIYKAIPTERLIEKIVNDFKRCAELFGQLIPKELGKQQQ; encoded by the coding sequence ATGGAATTAGAAGTAACTAAAATAAGACTAACTAGTGGTAAAGAAGTAGGAATAATAGAGGCTTTAAGTTTTTGCTATGATATTTCAGATACAGATTTTCAAGTACTAAAAGTTTTATTAAACAGTGAAGGAAAGAATGAAGATTCTTTAGCAGAAATGCTAAAATTATCTAAAGCCTCTATCAACAGAAGTGTAAATAAATTAGTATCTTTAGGTTTTGTTGAAAGAGTAAAAGATTCTTCTTCTAAAGGAGGTAGACCTAGATATATCTATAAGGCTATACCAACTGAGAGATTAATAGAGAAAATAGTTAATGATTTCAAGAGATGTGCCGAGCTCTTCGGACAATTAATTCCTAAGGAGTTAGGGAAACAACAACAATAA
- a CDS encoding DsrE/DsrF/DrsH-like family protein, which produces MAEQKKKLSIIVFSGTIDKLMPVGILASGAAAAGYEVNLFFTFWGLTNITKAGIQRQPAPIDKNYEQMGPMMMQKMQEMKYPMWYQLIQQAKEVGEVKVFACSTTMEFFGIKREDLAEFVDDVVGVATFLDRAEGGTTLFI; this is translated from the coding sequence TTGGCTGAACAAAAGAAAAAACTCTCTATAATCGTTTTCTCTGGTACGATAGATAAGTTAATGCCAGTAGGAATATTAGCATCTGGTGCAGCAGCTGCAGGCTATGAAGTTAACTTATTCTTTACATTCTGGGGATTAACAAATATAACTAAAGCAGGAATTCAGAGACAACCAGCCCCAATAGATAAGAACTATGAGCAAATGGGTCCAATGATGATGCAAAAAATGCAAGAAATGAAATATCCAATGTGGTATCAATTAATTCAACAAGCAAAAGAGGTTGGAGAAGTTAAAGTATTTGCATGCAGTACAACAATGGAATTCTTTGGAATAAAGAGAGAAGATCTAGCTGAGTTTGTTGATGATGTAGTAGGAGTGGCAACATTTTTAGATAGAGCTGAAGGAGGAACAACTTTATTCATATGA
- a CDS encoding dihydrolipoyl dehydrogenase family protein: MEYDVIIIGGGTAGYTAGVILGRRGKKIAVVEKEKFGGTCVNYGCVPSIFLSDISFLYSRLSEIGNYKGIEINLKLNNFFSKREEIIDYLSTAGKRLIENASGETIEGEGIIRDNHTVEVNGRLLTTKEIIIATGSKPKPPRIEGIENAISEDQVVRLNTIPSSMVIIGGGVAGTEIAQIFAKLGTKVTLLTRSKILKELHEETRKLMIDSLEFDGIDIIENSKIEKIYGEKVYTNKGVFDGEIVVYATGREPNYPKGFEKLNVEIGKEGIIVNERMQTNIKNIYAIGDIVNKEKKVAHVAYMEAIIASLNVLGTCEYMDYTGTPQVIYTDPQIGIAGEKDKAVKFLKFPYNADTRAIIKGLREGFALIGIDKNGTIVYSEIIGDNAEELINIMALAIRKRVTIRDLAFTIFIHPSLSEILVNAARGEFDLDVDLYK, translated from the coding sequence ATGGAATATGATGTTATAATAATAGGCGGAGGAACAGCAGGGTATACTGCTGGCGTCATATTAGGAAGAAGAGGTAAAAAAATAGCAGTAGTAGAAAAGGAAAAGTTTGGAGGTACTTGTGTAAATTATGGATGTGTTCCAAGTATTTTTTTATCAGATATTTCTTTTTTGTATTCACGCCTTTCCGAAATAGGCAATTATAAGGGTATTGAAATTAATTTAAAATTAAATAATTTCTTTTCTAAAAGAGAAGAAATAATAGACTATTTGAGTACAGCGGGTAAGAGACTGATTGAAAATGCTAGTGGAGAGACAATTGAAGGAGAAGGTATAATAAGAGATAATCATACAGTTGAGGTCAACGGAAGGCTACTGACTACTAAAGAGATTATTATTGCTACTGGTTCCAAACCTAAACCTCCAAGAATAGAAGGTATTGAAAATGCAATAAGCGAAGATCAAGTTGTCAGACTTAATACTATTCCTTCATCAATGGTAATTATTGGTGGAGGAGTTGCTGGTACTGAAATTGCTCAAATATTTGCAAAATTAGGAACTAAAGTTACTCTTTTAACAAGAAGCAAAATATTAAAAGAACTTCATGAAGAAACTAGAAAATTAATGATTGATTCGCTAGAGTTTGATGGGATAGATATCATAGAGAATTCTAAAATAGAGAAGATATACGGAGAAAAAGTTTATACAAACAAAGGTGTATTTGATGGAGAAATTGTAGTATATGCCACTGGAAGGGAACCAAATTATCCAAAAGGATTTGAAAAACTAAATGTGGAAATTGGAAAGGAAGGAATAATAGTTAATGAAAGAATGCAGACTAATATTAAGAACATCTATGCTATTGGCGATATTGTAAATAAGGAGAAAAAAGTTGCACATGTTGCATATATGGAGGCAATTATTGCCTCCCTTAATGTCTTAGGTACATGTGAATATATGGATTATACTGGAACACCTCAAGTAATCTATACAGATCCACAAATAGGTATAGCAGGTGAAAAAGATAAAGCAGTTAAGTTTCTTAAGTTTCCTTATAATGCTGATACTAGAGCAATAATAAAAGGGTTAAGGGAGGGATTTGCATTAATAGGGATTGATAAGAACGGTACTATTGTCTATTCAGAAATAATTGGTGATAATGCTGAGGAGCTCATAAATATAATGGCTTTGGCTATACGCAAGAGAGTTACAATCAGAGATTTAGCTTTTACAATATTCATTCATCCTTCCTTAAGTGAGATTCTCGTTAATGCGGCAAGAGGAGAATTTGATTTAGATGTTGACTTATATAAATAA